aattattttttaatagacTAATATTTAGATGTTTAGATAAGATATTTAGTAAATTTGaatttatatgtttttattttctatttaaatGGATAAGCTTACACTAACCCATCAATTTTGGattgaatttgattttttttttcttgagaggtatacagaaaaaaaaaactattaggtGGGGATAAAGGAAGagcaaaaaatcaaaaaaattcacataatatatttttttatcaaaaaaaaatctgatttatttcatatgtcaaagatGATGATTTGGCATTCGAATGAATCGTGGCCATAACCTCCAACCTTTAAATGAGTTCACAATGCCCAATAAAAGCTCCCAACCATAATACCAAAGCAAAGAGATCTCAAAGTCTGAGCTGAGCTATCTTGTCATCACTCGTGTCAGTGATCGTGACACCATTTGTCTACTGAGATGATTTAGAAAAGGGATGGCAAAAAGGCTCTATGATCAACTTAAATAAAATTCGAGCAACTTTTAGTGGGGTTTGGAAATTAGTTTAATAGAAAAATAGGTGAATAAATATATTGGATAAGATAAAATGCATTGGGTATTATATTTAATGTCTTTATTGTTTTTGAATAGTAATAATTGGTTGAGCGTTTTTGGATGCCGACATCTCTCTTTTTTGGTCATTTGCGAAAATTGAAGGTTTTTTCTGATAGATcgcataaaaaaaagagaaaggcatgcatgcatgcatacatgTAAGAAGGATCCTTTTTTGTTATGTATAAAGATAGGGACTTTTTTGGATACTCACATCCCTTCTGAGTGAGAGAAACGCTTTTCAGTCATTTATGATAATTGAAGGGTGTTTCTGATAGATTGCATATAGGAAGGGTCGTTCTTTGTTATGTCTTAATACAGGGACGTTTTTGATAAAGAGCCCAAATCTAATACCAAATCTATTGCAAACCACCGAAATCAcagctcacacacacacacacttgtcTCTCTACAGGACAAAGCTCATGTGGTGAGTCAAACGCACTCACTGGGAGGAGACGAGGTTGGGACGCGGCAATGGAGGAGGGGGAGGACGGGGAGCAGTACCTGTTCAAGATCGTCATCATCGGTGACTCGGCGGTGGGGAAGTCCAACCTCCTCTCCCGCTACGCTCGCAACGAGTTCAACCTTCACTCCAAGGCAACCATCGGCGTGGAGTTCCAGACCCAGAGCGTGGTCATCGACGGAAAGGAGGTGAAGGCCCAGATCTGGGACACCGCCGGCCAGGAGCGCTTCCGGGCCGTCACCTCCGCCTACTACCGCGGCGCCGTCGGCGCGCTCGTCGTCTACGACATCTCCCGCCGCACCACCTTCGACAGCGTCCCCCGCTGGCTCCAGGAGCTCGAAAGTATGTGTACCCACAGATGATGTTTTTGACCCTTGCTTATGCTTTCCATCTGCTATTGATTCTTATCTCCCCCTCGATCGATCTCGCCTAAAAGTTGGATCTTTTGTTTCCCTCCGTGGTAGATCTGACTTCTCGCTTTCGCTTTATTCCATTAATAGGATGACGAAAGGCTAAATCAATTGATGTTATCTCATCAAAATTGGGTTTTTTTCTACCCCTTTCTTCATTAGATCTCATAAATTTCTTCTATTACGCTTCTTGTTGTTCTGTGCAGTTTAATGTCTTCAAAAGGGAGTTATAAGCATATATGATGCTTTGGGATACTTTCTTGAATGAAATCTTATAAATGGAGAAAGACAAAATAAGTTCAAGTCATGGATGGTCTACTTTGCAATATACTTGAAGACCTGCCATAGAGTAACAGTGGAATTGGTATAGGGATCAAACTTCGAAGATTTGTTGCATGTATTGGATAATTGTGTTGATTGAATAGTACTGTAAATTATTGAAACAAATAGACTTTCAATACCCAAATTTTCTCTTAAAAAAAGAAACTATCTACATATAGTGTTTGTCGATACCATCTTTATCTTTCCCGAGGACTGCTCAGGTTAAGAAGTCTCTATGAATGTCGTGCACAATATCCAATCGATATTTATCAATGGAAACACAAAGATATCAGGAGGTGATGCTAATTTTTAGCCAAAGAAAATTTACTCAAGAAAGTAGGATTAACAAATTTGATGCCGAATTCTGTAGTTGAGCATCGAGCAAGCTTGTTTTAGACTTTTAGTAAAATTGAAATTCCTCATTTTTTGGATGACATTTAAATGGACATGGATGTAATACTATGGCCTTAGTTTTCTGTTTTGTCAACCAATTATTGTGAGAACTATACTACTTTGAGTATGAGCTAAAACTGTCGTTTGATCATTGTGAACATCGTTATTAGGCCTTTTTTGATTTTATTGTTGTCGTTTTAGGATCCAAAGGACACCATAATGGATGACCTAAGGGGCAAGGAAAACATCCGACAGTGCTTTGCGTTCAATTAGGATAAAACTGTGCAATGATGAAGAATAATAACATGCACTATGCAAAAGCATTGAACTTAAACATCATATCAGATCAATGTtgatattaataaatttaaagtTTGTGTGGCTGAGCATATACTTTGTCAGTATCTATCATGATGCGCTGATGATACGAAAGCTTAGTAGCCACATTAGGAAATGAGGATAGCtctgtttttattattatttcagtGTTGGCTAATAATTAGAAGTGAGCTACTATTATAAATTGGaaatgcatttacttcttgcagaaAGTCAATAACGGCCAACTAAACCGAGATGAACAATCCACTGAGAAGGCGATATAAGATCAGTCAACAGAAGAGGCACAGAggattaacaatataaataagtTCGACAAACTAGTACTCTAGTGCTAAAAGAAGGTGAGGGACTAAAAATGCCATGTAGATTAGCCTTACAGAAACAGAAAACGATATTCAGATTAGACTTGTTTTATTGCAGTTTAATTGACTAAAAATAACTAGTTATTGACTTATTGCAGAAATCCACGTAGATTAGTCTGACCCAAAAGTTAAAGTATATCTTTCGTACTTTATTTTCCTTGCACCTCATTGCTCACTCTGCAGCAATTGATTAAGAGGGCTTTTTAACGGATAGTGAATTCTGGTAATTAGTCCAATGTGTCGGTGTGATCAAGAGGAAGGTCACTACTAGTATTTCTTGTTATGTTAATGTAAAATATATCTTCTTCATCATGTGATAATTTTTTAGGCTCGTCTTTGTGTTACTTGTAAATGTGTTTTTGCCTATGCCTGTCAATGGGTGATTATATTAATAATTAGAAGCCTCTGCATTTTTTAAACCCTCCACATTTTATTTTTAGGAACTCAATCAAACTTTGTTTATATGTAGATACCAATATACTTTTCTTAGTTATTAAGTATCTCCTTTGCGTCCAGTTACTGTCTTCATTTTTGGTTAGTGAATGATGTGATTATAATTTCTCTAAGAACCATAATGTATGTAGGATTGAAGTGAAACACATCGATAATACATTAAAAATCTTGTTAATTTGTTCTCATCTCTTTGTTTCTGGGGACATTACTTGCAACTTCCATATGTGTCAATCAGCAACTCATGAACCCTGCCACAAAATTTATCTTACCGCGATGGTGTAAACTAAAAGGTTTTGTTCAGGCTACTGGATGTATATGTAGCTCAAACTTCAAAATGATATAAACTGAGAATTTATATCTCAGATTTTATTGGTTATTTGAAATAAACAATCAGGAAAGCTACAGGTTTGCAATCGAAATTGGTTGACTAAAAACTAAATTGAGACCGAGATTATATAATCATTAGATATCCTATTATATTAGCTTCTCATTGTGTTTTCAGCAGCTTTGCTGGTGTCTTTTCCAGATTCATATGCATGTGTTCTTTAGCATGTTTGATGATTGATATTATCCTATGAAATGCCATGTCTATATGTATTCTGATCGAACATAATGCAGCACATTCTGATACAACTGTTGCGAAGATGCTGGTTGGCAACAAATGTGACCTGGACAACATCAGAAATATATCTGTTGAAGAAGGAAAAAGCCTTGCAGAAGCTGAAGGGCTGTTTTTTATCGAGACCTCGGCTCTAGATTCTACAAATGTGAAGAAGGCATTTGAGATTGTCATCAGGGAGATATATAACAATGTGAGCAGGAAGGTCCTCAACTCGGATTCCTACAAATCAGAACTGTCTCTGAACAGGGTGAGCCTTACCAGCAATGGGAGCGATGAGACCAAGCAGACTTCCAGCAAGACCTGCTGCTGAAATTTTTTCTGTTAGTCCAGAAAATACAACAGTGTATCAAGAAATTTCTCAGTCTCCTAATTCTGTCAGAAAGTGGTTTTTGTTTGTCATGTTAGTGAGAGTTGTTCGATTTTAGTTTTCTCATAAGTCATCAAGGAGCCAATATCAACATACGTCTGAACAAGCATGTAATATTCATCGTTTATTGTGGTTCCGGCATTATAGGGTTCTCATAATGGAGTGGTGTAGAAACTTGTTATACATAACACTGCTTTAATACATTAGACGTTTGAAAGACATTCATTTGTTTATGTTCTTGAAAGCCTTCATGTACCTTTTTCTTCTTGCTGTTGATCTGACATGGTAGACATGGAAGGCTTGCAAATTTCATGTAACCTTTGGCAACAGGGACAGGGTGAGATTTAGCTGGTACTAACATTTTCCTAACAATTTTCATCCTTTGTATTCTGCTATTAATCATTACTATTACCGAAGCCTGGGCAGAAATGGACAGtggtagaacatgttctttgtgaGTTATTCCCTTAGTTTTCTTCTGGGAACTACAGTAACCTGGCTACCCTTAAGGAAGATATTTTCTCAGATTGCTGGTCTGCATCCCATAATAATGATCTAAAACCATCCTAATCATCAACCAGTACCTTAATCAGCTATTAACTGATCAAACTTTCATACTTAAATTTAATGTTCTTTTAGTTGTTCCCAAATCATGGAGACAACAACCATTTTGTGGCATCCAGGTTAATTAGGTGTGGAATGAGAAAAGATTACTCTCCTAGTTGGTTGACAGGGATGTTTGATCACTTCATGTATTTGGATTTAGACAGCTCAACCATGATATAGACCACCACCACATGAAGAAGAAATAGATTAATTGTGAGGGGATGTGAAtgcttcaccaaaatccaattaTATATTGGCCAGCATAGTCTGATTACTGAATCATGATCTACAATGAGAATGAGATTGGGACTCAAAAGTCCAATGCAGTCTGGTTCCTGAAGGTCCTAAAAACTACTAAAGACAAATTTGATCCCAGGGATCCACATCTTGTCATAATGCAATACCAAGTTATCATCATCTCCTTGTTGCTTTGGATACTAATTAGCTTTGTAGAGGCAATGCAGAGACCTTTCCTACATATTTCTCCAGGTTTAGAAGAGTTGATCATATCCAAAAGATGAACTCAAGATTCAAGAAAGGTATAAGGAGCAAAGTGGTGATGAAACTAACAGACCAAGGTATGATTTGCCTGTTTAATTTCGAACCGAAGATCCTAAACTCTTTGGAGAGAAAAATATTGATCAACTTTTATATCATAATTCTTGAAGGCTATGACAATTGATGTTCCAACCACCAACAAGTTTAATTATAATGCTTCGATGAGTGGACTCAATTCGGCAAAGTAGGTCCATGATCATGAGTAATACATCCAGGTGCATAATTAGTGAAGAACAAGAGAGgacaaaaggaaaataaaaagcaGCAAGAGGGTGGCATGAGCAGTCCCAATCCATATTTGTCAAGACAAGCAAATTTGAGCTTCATCTGTTCTGAATGGTTGGTTGGGAAGATTTGGAAATTTTAGCTGGTAAGGATGGTTGGTGAAGCCAATGATCGATACCTCACAGCCTGTGCTCTGATTTGGATCATGATCATGAGATTTATATCTGCATTGGAAGCAATAAAGCAGTGAAATCAGTAATACTCCAGCAAAAACAGAAACCAGGTAAAGAGGATGAACAATATGACCTCAAGAAACAAAGATGACAGCCATGATGGCTGCTTCCACTAGAAGAAAACACCAGACCAGACCAAATCTTGTTTAGGTTTCACAAATCACCATGCAACTTGATATGAATGAATGAATTGATGGCTACAACTAATCAAAgaggagagatagagagagagaagactTCCAAAGGATTACACTGCTGGAAGGAATCTAAACCACCATGGCCATGGCCTCCAGCTAAATTGCTACTCTCTTGTATGATGATCTGTAAAGCCTTGGAGATCCGACTTTATGACAAGGGTTGTCTCCTCGATTGGTCCTTGTCAAATTCAAGTTTGCCAACCTAGTCAATCTGATGCCACTCCTTTCATTACAGAAGGTACCTGCAATGCTGATAGCATAAACAATCGGGTAGCTGCTAAGAATATTGCCAGTGTTAGGTGGCTTAGGTTAATAAGATAGAAAGAGAGGTTGCAGATTCCGCTTGGTTTATGGTTGAGTTGACTCCAGCTCAAATAGGTAGTACTTTAAATGTAGAGCATGAGAGAAGACATCTCATTTCATCTTCGAGAGTTGAATGAGTGCATCCATCTCTCCAAACCAAGCAATAATCAGTCTTCTCGAAGATGGACTCAAACTTTTTCCACAGATTACATACAGAAGTCCTTTAATTTACTATGAAATCAAATGATCATAAGTAATATTCATGCAGCTTGTCCCTGAATTCATGGTGTGACCAGGTTGAGTCGATTCACTCTGCCAGCGAGCTTTGGGAGAAGGCGGCGGTCCCCTGGCTCTGCGCAAACCCCATCCGAACAGCATACTGGAGATCATCCTCCCACAAATTCCCGAGCTGCAGAAGACCAGCATTGCTTCAATCGTACACTTTTATCTTTATGCACATTTTGGTTCATTTCAGCATCAGTACCTGAGAGGTTGCATCTGTGAATCCATCAAGCGGCGGTCGGTGCAGGGAGGAACTCGTTGGGTTTATGGTTGCGACGCTCTGCAGAGGTTGCTGAGCGTATGAGAATGCAGTGCTCGTCATGTCTAATGGATAGATTTGCTGTGGCAATGGAATAGGGTAAGCCTGATGCAAATTGGACAGAGAAGAGATGACGGATCGGAGAGATTTCGATTGCCTTACATCTTTTGGGAGGAAGTCCAGCTGAGGATTCAAGGTGGCCAGCTTCGTCGATAAGAACTGAAACCAGAGGATTGAAGTTTGAGCTGAGATATAATTGATCTTTGCTTTAATGGCTATAGTTCTATACCTCGACTTGGCGCTGCAACGACTGCACGTAGCCGATGATCTGATCCAGCTTAAGAGCTTTGCCAGTGATCTACATTTCAAGGCATCAAGATTACACTTTTGGATCAAGAACCGATGTGTTGCAGCACCAAACTACAGATCATTGAGCTGACCTTATTGCAACCCGGCACGAGATCTTGCAGGAGCTTCATCCTCTCGCTAATCTTCTCTCTTCTGACCTGGTAAATTGGGAGGGTGAAGATTGCAAAGACAAACTGGAAATTAGGAAGACAGGAAGCTGATAACAGATGTGGAGTGTTCTTTGCTTACCCTCTCGGCGAGGCTG
This Musa acuminata AAA Group cultivar baxijiao chromosome BXJ1-2, Cavendish_Baxijiao_AAA, whole genome shotgun sequence DNA region includes the following protein-coding sequences:
- the LOC103973213 gene encoding ras-related protein RABA5c; translation: MEEGEDGEQYLFKIVIIGDSAVGKSNLLSRYARNEFNLHSKATIGVEFQTQSVVIDGKEVKAQIWDTAGQERFRAVTSAYYRGAVGALVVYDISRRTTFDSVPRWLQELETHSDTTVAKMLVGNKCDLDNIRNISVEEGKSLAEAEGLFFIETSALDSTNVKKAFEIVIREIYNNVSRKVLNSDSYKSELSLNRVSLTSNGSDETKQTSSKTCC